In Ciconia boyciana chromosome 1, ASM3463844v1, whole genome shotgun sequence, the genomic stretch TGCCACTCATTGCTTCTTACTCTTTTCTTCTACTGctctttccttcttgtttcCTCTGCTCAGTCATGGCAcacccatgggctgcagtcctctcaggggtgtacctgctctagtgtgggtcctccacaggctgcagttcctcagaggtgtccctgctctggCATAGTTCCTCCCTGGGTTGCAGTCCCTTCAGGGAGAAATGGGCCAATGGGAATTTCACGAAGTTCAGTagagggaaatgcaaagtcctgcacctgggcagGAATAATTCCATGTGCTAGTACTCAACTAGGAGGCCAAAGCAACTTTGCAAAGAAGAACCTGGGTGTCCTGATGGGCAACAAGCTaaccatgagccagcaatgaACCTTTGTGGCAAAggcagccaacagcatcctCAGCTACATTAGCAAGAGCATTGCCACCAGGTCGAGGGAGATCTTTTCCCCTCTAttcggcactggtgagaccacatCTACAGTACTGTGACCAGTTCTaagctccccagtacaagaaaacCTGGGCAAAACTGGAGTCCAGTATGAATATGATTAAGAGATTTAAGCACTTGAcatgtgaggagaggctgagagctgggactgtttagccttGAGAAGGGGAGGCTCAGAGGTGTTTATCAACATGTATAAATAACCTGATGAGAGGCAGTAAAGAAAACCAGTGGTATCCAGTGAATAGGCAAGAGGCaataggcacaaactgaaatactagAAATTTcacttaaacataagaaaacactgtttttacTGTAAGGGTGATAAAACAAGGTCCTGAGGAACCTGCTCTAGGGGACCCTCCTTTGAGGCGGGGATtttggactagacaatctctagaggtcctttccaacctccagctttctatgattctgtgactcaGGTACACGTGGCACATGTGGTGGAGCCTGTATATCACGGGCGAGGACTCCAGGGTGTTGCTGCAGTAGAGCACAGGGCGGGCATGTGGGTACATGAGCAGCAGGTCagtcctctccttccccccagcGTGGCCATAATTCAGACCATACCCACCTCAGGGGCTCTATTGCTATTTAGTATTTCCCTTTCTGCATTTGATCTATCCTTTTTTCAGTAGCTGGTGTCTAGCTCTTTCCAGGACTGCGGAGAAGTAAAATGCCGATTACAATAAAGACAAGATTTGTCTCTTTAAATCTAACTGCATGAACCACTTGTCTGTCttataaaaatgcatcttaCTTTACAGTGCTAAACAGAAGGAAGTTATAAGATGCCAAAGAAGTCATGGCTTTGGTCTTATACCAGGCCTGTTGTTTTCACATTGTAAAGACAAGGACCTAGTAAAGAGAGAGATGCCTGAGAAAGAAGCCATAGAATAAAATCACATGCAAAAATAGAAGTAATACTGTTCAGGGAAGACTGTGTGTCAGAGATTCAATCCATCTCAGTACTGAAAGTACCAAGGTATTAACAAAGTGCAGTCTTAGATTGTGAGGCTAACAACCATGTCCTCAGTGAGCCTTTCTACAGTGCCAACCATCAGCTAAATTGCCAGAATTGCACCAAGTTGCGGATTGGACATATCCATGTGTCTTCTGTGAAGGAACAGGCAACTCATCAGTCCACACATTCTTCAAACCTGTCagtaaaagaacagaaaaattatgaaatccAGAGCAAATAGCTAAGAAACCCACTTATTACATGCTGAAGTGAGATGATGCCAGGTATCAGAAGGCTGGGGTAACAATAGTTGTCCAATTGCTGTCACAGTGAGCGAGTCAAGTGGTGCTGGGATATGTGCGAGTCTCTGCAGTGTGTTCTCAGCCCCTTTCTTCATCATTCCTAATGTTCAGTTGCCTTTTGACCACTCCTGActgttttactgaaaacatgTCACATAGTAGAAGTGTGGACCCCACAAGGGCATATGAAATCTGtcaaataaacatgaaataaagTTGACAGAATTCAGTTCTCCTTTCATATGTGGATCTACAAACATCATTCCTCTGATCAGAGAGCTGAGAAAGGAATACAACAGCTCCATTAATTTTGAACAAAAGAAGCGGCAGAATGGGTTCATTCCCTTctaactgcagaaaagaaaaaggggtcCCTTTGGCTAGGATAAAAATCCCAAGccatttggaattttttttcaaagaaaaggcTTCCTGTAAGAAATAGAGGCTAACCATGGTGCAAGGTGGCAACTACTAGGTATCTTCCCACACTGGATGCTTCATTTGTGTTCTGGCACATGCCtctaggaaaataaattcttataCACTTTTAACAGGCTCTGTTAAAGCAACTCACCACTGGACCTGAGCCCCCACATGCAACATTTCACGTAAAGAGACAACAGATACTTGGTGCACTAAAGATGCAACAGATACTGCACTGTAATTTACATGGGTGGCACTCTGACATAACACAAGTTGTGACTGCAGGCTCAAGAAGATCTGAAAAacattctgcagagaaaaacagatgtgaGGATGATCTGCAAGCAGTTCTGTGctcactgcattttttcagtctctgtcCTGGTGTGCTCCTCTGTCAGTGGTGAGTCTGGGTAGTGTCGGCAGGTGAGAATCCCTGCAAGTATGCCTGCTGCAGTGTACCGGGACACCAGGCTTTGAGCTAGCCCAGCTATCTCCATGCTTAGTGCAGGATGAAAGTCAGAGTTCAAATgatttttcatagaatcacagaatggtttgggttggaagagacctttaaagattgtttagtccaacccccctgccatgcgcagagacatctttcactagatcaggttgctcaaagccccgtacaacctgaccttgaacacttccagggatggcgcatccacagcttctctaggcaacctgttgcagtctcaccaccctcagggtaaaacatttcttctttatgtccagtctaaacctaccctctttcagattaaaactgttgccccttgtcctgtcactacaggccctggtaaaaagtctttctccatctttcttataagccccctttatatattctggctgatgtagttgccaagccactctccatgatatttgaaaagtcatggcagtcaggtgaagtccccagtgactggagaaagggaaacattgcacacatttttaaaaagggtagaaaggaagACCCTaggaactaccaacctgtcagcctcacctctgttcctgggaagatcatggaacagatcctcctagaagctatgctaaggcacacagaggacagggaggtgattcagCACAGACAGCATGGCTTCAGCAAGGGCACatcttgcctgaccaacctagtggccttctatgatagagtgactacatcagtggacaagggaagagctatggatgtcatctatctggacttctgtaaggcctttgacatggtgtcccccccccagcatcgTTCTCTCTAAATtagagatatggatttgatggatggactgttgACTGGATAAGGAATTGGATGGATGGCCacatccagagagtagtggtcaacagctcagtgtctggatggagatcagtgatgagtcGTATCCCTCAGaggtccatattgggaccagtactgtttaatatcttcatcaatgacatagacagtgggattgggtgcaccctcagcaagtttgcagacaacaccaagctgagtggtgcattgacacacctgagggacaggatgccatccagagggaccaggacaagctcgagaagtgggcccatgtgaacctcatgaggttcaacaagaccaagtgcagggtcctgcacctgggtcagggcaagCCCctgtatcaatacaggctgggggctgaaaggattgagagcagccctgcagagaaggacttcagggtactggtggatgaaaagttGGACATGAACCAGCAAGGTgtacttgcagcccagaaagccaattgaTCCTGGGCTGTGTAacaagaagtgtggccagcaggtcgagtgaggtgattctgcccctctatactctgctctggtgagaccccacctggagtagtggccagctctggggtccttAGTTCAGGAAGGACAtagacctgttggagtgggtccagaggagggccacaaaaatgatcagagggataGAACACCCCtgctatgaggacaggctgagagttggggttgttcagcctggagaagagaaggctccagggagaccttattacagcctttcaatacttaaagggggcttataagaaagatggggacagactttttagtagggcctgttgtgataggacaaggggtaatggttttaaactaagagggtagattcagactatatataaggaaattttttttacaatgagggcAGTGaaacactggaccaggttgcccagagagatggtagatgcctcatccctggaaacatccaaggtcaggttggacagggctctgagcaatctcatctagttgaagatgtccctgctcattgcaggggagttggactagatgacctttaaaggtcccttccaacctaaactattctatgataTATTcaaaggctgcaataaggcctccccacagccttctcttctccaggctgaacaaccccaactctctgtctctctccacagcagaggtgttccagtgctctgaccatttttgtggcctcctctggaccagTGACTATGGGTGTATCTCCTGGAGATAAATATGCCACTAAGAAGCTGCTGGTGCAAAGATTCTCCAGAATCTGCTGTTGCATCTTGGGCACCTCCAGTACATAACAGCTCCTCCAGTACATAACAGCACCTCCAGTACATAACAGCACCTCCAGTACATGAAACCTGAGGTGACTGCAGCAAACTGCAGCTGCCATGCCTGCCCTTCACCTGCTCTTTGTAAATGCCTCCCTCCACAAGATGGTATAGGTCTTCTGGCAGCAAAATCCTGAGACACATGATTGCTGAGACATTTTTATTACCTGTGTCACAGGACTGGCTCTAAAGCAAGTCTCTTTCACAAGAGGTCTAATGTGCCATTGAAAGTCATATGCAGCTCCATTctcagtaatgaaaaaaatgtaatgccaGGACACACCGCTACACTTCACTGTCTGTACTTGCATCACAGCCCATTAATACCCCAGCTTATTATGAATTGAGCCCAAAGCTTTCCATTAGCTCCAAGTATTTTAGTCCTCAAGAACCTAAACTCTGTATATACAGAACAGGAAGACCAGAGAGTAAGAGGAACatcaaactgcagaaaaaaatagaccATAAGTGTTTTTTCCGTATCACAGAAAATTAACAATCTCCCACCTTATGGCCAAGACAGGTCAAGTAGGGGCTAGATTCAAACTTATTAACCAAACTTCATCTTGGGCTCAACAAGGTAGAAGtacaggcaagaaaaaacacacaacagacTGTACTCATGCCTACATAATGATCCACATTTGAACATGGGCTTGCTTGGGTCCAGAAGCAAGACAACCACATCTACATGATACACAGTTCAAAGCACTGGTGGATTCCAGGCAGAAACAGTTTCCATCTCTCTTCATCAGATCCTGATCCCAGTTACTAACATGTCCAGGACATGAACAGCCCTTGCATTCAAACATCTTTACATTAGGTTCCCCATTGACTATCTAGTACTTTTATTAGACAGATTTCCTCTTTATTTGCTCccctttcttccaaaatatcCCAGATAAACAAAACCTGGCTTCCATATTTTCACACaacacctaaaaaaaaagtagtcagTTATGCAAGCTGTTGTTGAAGTTGAGTACTTCAATTTAAAATGGGACATTGTTCAtcttttccagagaaaagaTGTTCTGGAGAAATTCTTCAGAAATCTATCTCATCTCCTGAGTGCAACTAGAGGTCTGGAAGCTAAGCAACTGGTGGGATAAATTATGTTAAGAGGACTGTAgtgtttctgtgaaatactgGAGCACTTCCTCTAGAAAGCAGAAACTGTATGGTTCAGCATCCTTCAGTCTAATATTCAGGTACCATGCTTCTGTGCAAATAAACAACAGGCAGAAGGCATTTAAGCATTAGTAAGAAGAGGACAACaaccaaaatacaaataaatgtcCACCGTGCATGAGACATTACAAATGTAAGCTAAACTAGCATTCAGATAACttgtctttattattttacaacATAATGTTTGGAGCTCAAATAAAGCAACCAGAAATCtttatgaaagagaagaaatagcaTATGCTAGACATTACCAAGATTTCTTAAGAATGGTTTGACtcaggtgtaaaaaaaaaagcataatcaGTGGTTTCAACTTGTTCTGTAAAGACAGATTAGGGACAGGGAAGGGGgcagcaagaagagaaaagtgagaaagggtacaagaaattgttttaaattaaagctattGGAAGTTACAAAATCAAAGGTGATTCACCACAGGACCAAGAGGCACCAGGAGGCATACAAAACAGATGCTAAGTGTCACTAGAGAagttaaaaagcatttcttgagCACTTAcaaggaggggggaaaggggaaaaaaggaaaaaaaaaaacaaattttcataAGAGTCCTCAAAATAGGGAGCACCTGCTGTCAACTCATAAATCCAAAGATTtcttttgatattaaaaataatttttgccaCTATCTCCTGCATCTAACaccaaatatttcaatattcaATCTCCTGATAAAGTTCACAGAACATCTTTAGATTTGCAAAATAAGCACTCTGTCTATTGAATAAGCACTCTGTCACTGGAAATGGGACTGCACAGTTTTGACGACCTCTACTCAGGTACAGTCTTGGTGGACcaaataaatgttaatatggACATAACAACTGGCAGCTATCTAAGTAATGGTGACTGTGATCTGGTAATTATTCTGCGAAAACACTACGCCACTAAGCCAATGTTATTTGtacttgaaattttaaaagggtCAGTTTCCCCAAATGTAATAACTGCAAGtgactagaaaaaaaacaacatttaaaataagaactgtAAGCTAGGAATTATCATTTAATGACATCCCAAATTAAtatccaaaaaagaaagaacaatataaagaagaaaggtgaaaaaatagTAAGAGTTAATAGTTACAAGAAAAACACACGAACTCAGGGAATCAATAAAATATCAGTTGACAGTAGCATTAAGGACAGCAAGATTTCAGACCTGTATAAAAGCATACTCGATCATGAGCAGATCAACCATTGGATATTGctggtgaaaataaaagcagcaatgcaaaaatattccGCAGATCCTTTTGATCTGTACCTGGAACAAAACAACGACTGCATTTAATCTCATATAATAGTAAGGAAGGAACAAAAATGTTGACGTATTTAATCAAGGAAGCTCTATGGCAGCACTTCCTACAACTAAACATTTTTCAATCAAATGCCCAACATTTCACATAGTTGTCTTAAACTAGTCAAAGAGTAACTTGCCTTTGATCTGTGACACAATAATGCACAAGTAAATTTGGGACCCAATCAACAGCTCAGTCAACAGCTTTAGTGACTAGTATCATTGATGCTAGTCACACATAACTTCAGAAAAGGGAGTCAAGCTAACGAACTTCTTGTCCCAAGTACATTACAAAGGTACCTTCACCAATACAGTGCATTTGAAATTATCCAAAAGAAATTCACTCAGTACAACATGGcaccttaattaaaaaaaatcagcattctAAGAAGCTATTGGGGGACAGtttaaatggattaaaaactCATACAGGAACAGATCTCAAAATGCATCAAACAGGAAAGCATAAATAAGCACGTCAGAACCTTGCATTGTACCTCAAAACCAAGTCCTCATGCACcatataataattttatcaaTTATCTGCATAATTAAATTACTTTGTCCATATAATTTACAAAGGATATGGAACTCAGTGCTTCAATGCCCAGTAAGTCTGTAGGCAATGAAGTCCTTGAGTTGCCATTGGGCATTTTGTTACAAGGCTTAATGTAAAGAGCTCCTGGCAGCCTCTGTGTACCAGCATTCAAATTAACTTCTCTGGCCTTTTATTATGGATTCAAGAAATCCATAGCTCTAATAGCCACTCTCAAGTTTCATAACAACTACTGATCTCATGCCCCAGGCAATCtaaaagcacaaaacagaagATCCTTCACAGGCACTGGACCACTCCACACCTTTCTGCAACTTCCCCTAGAATTTCTGTTGCAGGCTTGTCAGCCCAGACCAAACTGAACCAACAGGATATGCTGTTTTCCTCTTGAGAATGGCTTCTAACTGTGCCCTCCACCAGACGCTTAAGACATGAATCATGATACGAAACTGAACACAACCTTGTTTCTCAGCTTGGATCCAGGAAAGCAAGGACAGGAGCATTAATATTGCCCTGCTTACCACtgcattttttcatattctttttcccttcttttctccttaagGGACTGTGGAAACAGAGCAAATATTAAGAATCTGAGGCCTACTATCAGCAAAACCAATCATATCCTAACTGGAACCAGCAACCCCCTTTCCACCTAGCCCTTTGATGAACTCACCTGTACTGCTCATATCCAGATAAACACATGAGGGACCAGTGAACTGCATGGCTAGACCTCTATATCAAGTTGGAGTACTGCTACTTGAGAAGTTTTTCCTAAAATGCCCCAGCACCTGTATGCTGCATGAATAACATAATCCCAGGTAGCACAACATAATGTGCATTAGGTCTTTCCCTTCCGCACACGCCTTAAAACATGCCATGGCTCTATGTCTTGTTATGGGCTGACCCGAACAGTGTGCCTAGCAGCTACTTCCAGCTCAGCAAAGCATACCCCCGGGTAACTCAGGTCAACTCTGTTTCTTCATCTGTGAACACACAGTGGACACGCTCCTCTGCATTGTAATACACCTGCCCACAGCGCAGACGTGGCTCTTCCTGCTGGTACCAGACCTGCTCATTGAactctgggaagaaaaaggcaatttctCTGCTGGCTGATGCTGGTGAATCTGttagaaaacagaggaaaagatgaTGAGAGATGGCAGTCTGGCACCGCAAATATGTGCCATGTTCCAAAGGGAAGGGCAGAAGCCGTAAAGAAAAGCGCCAGGCTCGGTCGCATCAGGACAGGTGTGAGTGGAATCTGCAGAAGCGAGCAAATCATTAACTTTGACTCCCAGAatggaaagcaagcaaagacagacaaaatacCATCATTCACACCTCCCTGAGCTCCAGTCTTTGCCCAACACTCAGACAAGGACAGGTCTACCTGAGCCATGAGTGGTATTCCTGGTGTCAGTGAGGCCATAAGTTCCTCGGATGGAGTCCGGGACGCTGTTTCGGGCTCGGAATACTTTGGTGGGTCCCATCAGGGATCTCCAGAGGGGGACAGCATTCTCATGGGCCAAGATATAAGCCCACATGGGGCCACTGAGAAAAGGATCAGGGGAAAAGCAGAAGTAGATAAGGTTACAAAAAGGCATAGATCCTTCATTCTTATAAATACAGCAAGTGCAAAGAAGCAAGGAAGCACAACTGCCATGCAGTGCTTTCTAGGAGGGGATACAGACCTATCATGACACTAAACACTGAGACCGTGGCTCAGAAGCAAAGCATTTGCATGAATTACCTCCTCCTAGGTAATGGTATCCCCAACCTTTGGGGATGCCACCCCACCAAGTACTACTGTTGTCACAGTAGAGTTAGTTCCTGACATTTCTCGACCCCCGAGCCTTCCCCCTCGGTACACGACAAGCACCAGCTCTTGACAAGTTGCATCCCACGCCAAAGTGGGCCCCTCCAGATGCAGAAGCATTGCTCAGGCAAGACAAGTGTCCACCTGCAAAGCAAAGTGAGCTTCCTCCTCACGCCCCGCGCAGCCCGGCTGCGGGCACGGCAGGTACCTGGCCATGAACTCCACCAGCCGCTGGTAGAAGAACCGCCCTGCGGGAGAAAGACGGCCCGAGTCACACAGCCCAGCTCTACCGGCACCAGCCCTGTCCGGCGGCCAAGCTCGTCTGCCCGCATGCTCCTGGTGGCAGCGGCGGCCTCACCCGCCCGGGAGCCCCCGCCCGCCTACCCGCGTGCTCCCGGTAGAAGCGGCGGCTCTCCTCCCGTCCGCAGCGCAGCTTCTTGGCGCGCACAATGAGGAACCGGTTGCTGAGGATGGTTTCGTGCACGGCCTGCGGGCAGAGGCACAGCGGCTGGGCGGGCGATGCGCACCGCCAGGACGCCCCGGGCCGGTCCGACAGACCaggccaggccgggccgggccgggccgggccaggaGGCCCGGTCCGCCTAGCCCTCACCTCTAGCACCAGCGGGTGGGCCACAGCGTCCGGCTTCAGCAGCGCCAGCGTCAGCTGCAGCGGCCGCCCGGAGCGTCCCACAGCAGCCATGGCGCCGCCTCGCCGGGCGGCGTCGCGCCGGTGACGGCAAGGGGGGGGCGTCGCGCGCGTGACGCACTAACAAGGGGGAGAAGGGCGGGGCAGAGTGCCCGGTGACGCACGGAGGGGCAGTGGGCCGCGAGGCGGGGCCTGAGGGGAGGCGGGGCCTGAGGGGAGGCGGGGCCTGAGGGGAGGCGGGGCCTGAGGGGAGGCGGGGCCTGAGGGGAGGCGGGGCCTGAGGGGAGGCCCTGAGGCGGGGTCCGCCGTGTCGCGTAGCAGCGGGGACGCGGAGGCGGTGCCATGGCGGATGCGGCGACGGCGGACCAGGCCCGGGATGAGGCCGCGGCCGGCGCTGAGGA encodes the following:
- the NME6 gene encoding nucleoside diphosphate kinase 6 isoform X2 — protein: MAAVGRSGRPLQLTLALLKPDAVAHPLVLEAVHETILSNRFLIVRAKKLRCGREESRRFYREHAGRFFYQRLVEFMASGPMWAYILAHENAVPLWRSLMGPTKVFRARNSVPDSIRGTYGLTDTRNTTHGSDSPASASREIAFFFPEFNEQVWYQQEEPRLRCGQVYYNAEERVHCVFTDEETELT
- the NME6 gene encoding nucleoside diphosphate kinase 6 isoform X1, whose amino-acid sequence is MAAVGRSGRPLQLTLALLKPDAVAHPLVLEVRARRTGPPGPARPGPAWPGLSDRPGASWRCASPAQPLCLCPQAVHETILSNRFLIVRAKKLRCGREESRRFYREHAGRFFYQRLVEFMASGPMWAYILAHENAVPLWRSLMGPTKVFRARNSVPDSIRGTYGLTDTRNTTHGSDSPASASREIAFFFPEFNEQVWYQQEEPRLRCGQVYYNAEERVHCVFTDEETELT